In the Sarcophilus harrisii chromosome 3, mSarHar1.11, whole genome shotgun sequence genome, one interval contains:
- the LOC100921946 gene encoding C-X-C chemokine receptor type 1, whose protein sequence is MAEKYIVSEEIWGAEFDNYTDIIPTDAAPCTQHSWRLDKYFVMVVYSLVFFLSLLGNSLVVLVILYNRLNRSVTDIYLLNLAIADLLFALSLPIWAASKVQGWIYGTTLCKFISLLKDVNFYSGILLLACISVDRYLAIVHATRALTQKRHWVKFICMGIWVLSLLLSIPILFFREAFLLDVYGYVCYENFGKNTEKGRLVLRMLSQSFGFVLPLVVMLFCYGFTMRTLFEAHMGQKHRAMRVIFAVVLVFLLCWLPYNLVLVTDTLLRTHLIEDTCSRREVIEQAINVTEVLGFLHSCLNPIIYAFIGHKFRHSFLKILAAHGIVSKDFLARCNISSSSFASSSVSTAV, encoded by the coding sequence ATGGCTGAAAAGTACATTGTAAGTGAGGAAATTTGGGGTGCTGAATTTGACAATTATACTGATATTATACCAACTGATGCTGCTCCTTGCACCCAGCACTCCTGGAGACTGGACAAGTATTTTGTAATGGTTGTTTACAGTCTTGTGTTTTTTCTGAGTTTGCTGGGAAATTCACTGGTGGTGCTTGTCATCCTCTACAACCGGCTCAACCGTTCAGTCACAGATATCTACCTGCTCAACCTGGCCATAGCTGACCTGCTCTTTGCCCTGTCACTGCCCATCTGGGCTGCCTCCAAGGTGCAAGGATGGATCTATGGCACAACTCTTTGCAAGTTCATCTCCCTTCTGAAGGATGTCAACTTCTACAGTGGCATTCTGCTGCTGGCCTGCATCAGTGTAGACCGCTACCTAGCCATAGTCCATGCTACCCGTGCTTTGACTCAGAAACGCCACTGGGTAAAGTTCATCTGTATGGGCATCTGGGTTCTGTCCTTGCTCCTGTCCATACCCATTCTTTTCTTCCGTGAAGCATTCCTCTTAGACGTTTATGGCTATGTCTGTTATGAGAactttggcaaaaatactgaaaaaggGCGTCTGGTGCTGAGGATGCTGTCCCAGTCCTTTGGCTTTGTCCTGCCCCTAGTGGTCATGCTCTTCTGCTACGGCTTCACCATGCGCACCCTTTTTGAGGCGCACATGGGGCAGAAGCATCGGGCCATGAGGGTCATCTTTGCTGTAGTGCTTGTGTTCTTACTCTGCTGGCTGCCTTACAATCTGGTGCTGGTCACTGACACCCTCCTGAGGACCCACCTAATTGAGGACACTTGTTCACGAAGGGAGGTGATTGAACAGGCCATAAATGTCACTGAGGTACTGGGCTTCCTCCATAGCTGCCTCAACCCCATTATCTATGCCTTCATCGGACATAAATTCCGCCATAGCTTCCTTAAAATCCTGGCTGCCCATGGCATAGTCAGTAAAGACTTCTTGGCCCGTTGCAATATTTCATCCTCATCATTTGCCTCTTCTTCTGTTTCTACTGCTGTTTGA